A region of Coccinella septempunctata chromosome 5, icCocSept1.1, whole genome shotgun sequence DNA encodes the following proteins:
- the LOC123313751 gene encoding uncharacterized protein LOC123313751 isoform X2: MCTVLDQLKGVINQIDDGCCPAPCPPSCPPQGCPMVSCMPFAQVLISKPPPILAPTRPQPVVPLKLPCQPSNKPRQMTEEEALRWRYSNFYNNYNIDWHADGPGCKKPDIKCRAPPGSFTVTGENPCCSRPSSAPQPCEDYCPTGFKTCTMRLTPPPCCDPCGTWTAQIQKCPPKPRKKEMDDDDCSLPHMHDFRRKKFFDERMVRGWG; the protein is encoded by the exons ATGTGTACTGTTTTGGATCAATTGAAAGGTGTAATAAATCAAATTGATGATGG GTGTTGTCCTGCGCCATGTCCTCCATCCTGCCCCCCTCAAGGATGTCCGATGGTCAGTTGTATGCCGTTTGCACAAGTTTTAATATCCAAGCCGCCACCAATTTTAGCTCCCACAAGACCGCAACCTGTGGTACCTTTAAAATTACCATGTCAGCCGTCAAATAAACCAAGACAG atgACCGAGGAAGAGGCTCTGCGATGGAGATACTCGAATttctataataattataacataGACTGGCATGCAGATGGACCTGGATGTAAAAAACCGGATATAAAATGTAGGGCGCCTCCAGGATCATTCACAGTGACCGGTGAAAATCCCTGCTGTTCTCGTCCTTCGTCAGCACCTCAACCATGTGAGGACTATTGTCCTACAGGATTCAAAACTTGTACCATGCGTTTAACACCTCCGCCTTGTTGTGACCCTTGCGGAACTTGGACTGCTCAAATTCAGAAGTGTCCCCCTAAACCGCGAAAGAAA GAGATGGATGATGATGATTGTAGCTTGCCACATATGCATGATTTtagaagaaaaaagttttttgatgAAAGGATGGTTCGTGGTTGGGGCTAG
- the LOC123313751 gene encoding uncharacterized protein LOC123313751 isoform X3, whose translation MCTVLDQLKGVINQIDDGCCPAPCPPSCPPQGCPMVSCMPFAQVLISKPPPILAPTRPQPVVPLKLPCQPSNKPRQMTEEEALRWRYSNFYNNYNIDWHADGPGCKKPDIKCRAPPGSFTVTGENPCCSRPSSAPQPCEDYCPTGFKTCTMRLTPPPCCDPCGTWTAQIQKCPPKPRKKLLQLPYIPCNVKGC comes from the exons ATGTGTACTGTTTTGGATCAATTGAAAGGTGTAATAAATCAAATTGATGATGG GTGTTGTCCTGCGCCATGTCCTCCATCCTGCCCCCCTCAAGGATGTCCGATGGTCAGTTGTATGCCGTTTGCACAAGTTTTAATATCCAAGCCGCCACCAATTTTAGCTCCCACAAGACCGCAACCTGTGGTACCTTTAAAATTACCATGTCAGCCGTCAAATAAACCAAGACAG atgACCGAGGAAGAGGCTCTGCGATGGAGATACTCGAATttctataataattataacataGACTGGCATGCAGATGGACCTGGATGTAAAAAACCGGATATAAAATGTAGGGCGCCTCCAGGATCATTCACAGTGACCGGTGAAAATCCCTGCTGTTCTCGTCCTTCGTCAGCACCTCAACCATGTGAGGACTATTGTCCTACAGGATTCAAAACTTGTACCATGCGTTTAACACCTCCGCCTTGTTGTGACCCTTGCGGAACTTGGACTGCTCAAATTCAGAAGTGTCCCCCTAAACCGCGAAAGAAA CTTTTGCAATTGCCGTACATACCATGCAACGTGAAAGGTTGTTGA
- the LOC123313372 gene encoding CTD nuclear envelope phosphatase 1 homolog isoform X1 — protein MWKQLQMGIRAFMLIASRVWTCLCFMLKKQARAVIQHQSVKYELYPLSPLSRHRLSIVKRKTLVLDLDETLIHSHHDGVIRQTVRPGTPPDFVLKVVIDRHPVRFFVHKRPHVDFFLDIVSQWYELVVFTASMEIYGAAVADKLDNGRGILRRRFYRQHCTPDLGSYTKDLSAICNDLSSVFILDNSPGAYRAYPDNAIPIKSWFSDPYDVALLNLLPVLDALRFTADVRSVLSRNLHLHRLCRIKNDTPYVHPLCKIQRNDSSATDLTAQFNDKQQIAQQNEITFENIVTQVQEYETDNSNGTKVNSRVSQRSCN, from the exons atgtggaAACAGTTACAGATGGGAATAAGGGCTTTCATGCTGATTGCCTCTCGAGTATGGACATGTCTCTGTTTCATGCTTAAAAAGCAAGCTAGAGCA GTCATTCAGCATCAATCAGTGAAATATGAACTGTATCCCCTGTCCCCTCTATCGAGGCATAGACTTA GTATAGTAAAAAGAAAGACCCTAGTGCTAGATTTAGATGAAACCCTTATTCACTCCCATCATGATGGAGTAATAAGACAGACAGTGAGGCCTGGGACCCCTCCAGACTTTGTACTAAAGGTTGTTATTGATAGGCACCCAGTGAGATTCTTCGTTCACAAAAGACCACATGTAGATTTTTTCCTAGATATA GTTTCACAATGGTATGAATTGGTAGTATTCACTGCTAGTATGGAAATTTATGGTGCTGCAGTAGCGGACAAATTAGACAATGGGCGAGGAATACTTCGACGAAGATTCTACAGGCAGCATTGCACACCTGATCTGGGATCATATACAAAAGATCTGAGCGCCATCTGCAATGATCTCTCTAGTGTTTTCATTCTGGATAATAGTCCAGGTGCCTATAGAGCATATCCTG ATAATGCAATTCCAATAAAATCATGGTTTTCTGATCCGTATGATGTGGCTTTGCTGAATCTTCTACCTGTTTTAGATGCCTTGAGATTTACAGCAGATGTTAGATCTGTTCTTTCAAGGAATCTACATCTGCATCGACTGTG CAGGATTAAAAACGATACCCCATATGTTCATCCTTTGTGCAAAATTCAGAGAAATGATTCTTCAGCAACAGACCTCACAGCACAGTTTAACGATAAACAACAGATAGctcaacaaaatgaaataacATTTGAAAATATAGTGACACAAGTGCAGGAGTATGAAACTGATAACAGTAACGGTACCAAAGTAAATAGTAGAGTGTCCCAGCGATCATGCAATTGA
- the LOC123313750 gene encoding uncharacterized protein LOC123313750 — MDSFQAKKPKNEDLEVTGVSRSGRVRKKSSKLMDFESPDEIERTYNKKTPISSKKPEYIDSQIGRKVHKLEDQVRDDYDMDESADSGSEYEQPPLNNESSMESIDSDSEMEDGSGGFRRLDPDASKKRLVIKDGKIFKSDKTKVYGDKFKTTPSSKLTTKQIVKKVGPSKTSPTSFSYQFGAGVNSYENINVSPPSPKGKDNNFKVSGIKPIDVAAHLKLLGESLTIIGERLKEHEGQIAVSGSLSVLLDSCLCALGPLICLTQQIPELKENCCSPEQLATTLDNVAFIMPGL, encoded by the exons ATCTAGAAGTAACTGGTGTATCTAGAAGTGGTCGGGTAAGGAAGAAGTCTTCAAAATTGATGGATTTTGAGTCTCCTGATGAAATTGAAAGGACATACAATAAAAAGACACCGATTTCCAGCAAGAAACCAGAGTATATTGATTCACAAATTGGAAGAAAAGTTCATAAATTAGAAGACCAG GTGAGAGATGATTATGACATGGACGAGAGCGCAGATAGTGGAAGTGAATATGAACAACCTCCTCTAAATAACGAATCTAGCATGGAATCGATAGACTCAGATAGTGAAATGGAAGATGGTTCAGGAGGATTTAGAAGATTAGATCCTGATGCCTCAAAGAAACGTCTAGTAATCAAAgatggaaaaatattcaaaagtgATAAAACGAAAG TTTATGGCGATAAATTCAAAACCACGCCAAGCAGCAAACTAACAACGAAACAAATCGTCAAAAAAGTTGGACCCAGTAAAACATCACCTACTTCGTTTTCATATCAGTTTGGTGCTGGGGTCAATTCTTATGAGAATATTAACGTTTCACCTCCAAGTCCTAAAGGcaaagataataatttcaaagttaGTGGAATCAAACCAATTGATGTTGCTGCTCATCTAAAGCTCCTTGGGGAAAGTTTGACGATAATTGGAGAACGTTTGAAAGAACATGAG gGCCAGATAGCTGTGTCGGGAAGTTTATCTGTTCTTTTGGATTCATGTCTGTGTGCACTTGGACCTCTTATATGCCTAACTCAGCAGATTCCTGAACTTAAAGAGAACTGTTGTTCGCCTGAACAACTGGCAACTACGTTAGACAATGTTGCTTTCATAATGCCGGGATTATag
- the LOC123313751 gene encoding keratin-associated protein 16-1-like isoform X1: protein MCTVLDQLKGVINQIDDGCCPAPCPPSCPPQGCPMVSCMPFAQVLISKPPPILAPTRPQPVVPLKLPCQPSNKPRQMTEEEALRWRYSNFYNNYNIDWHADGPGCKKPDIKCRAPPGSFTVTGENPCCSRPSSAPQPCEDYCPTGFKTCTMRLTPPPCCDPCGTWTAQIQKCPPKPRKKVSYSYSPGPCTRPCCLHWMPREGPCLYDAPCKAHCYNHPPGIKPSRKYPCP from the exons ATGTGTACTGTTTTGGATCAATTGAAAGGTGTAATAAATCAAATTGATGATGG GTGTTGTCCTGCGCCATGTCCTCCATCCTGCCCCCCTCAAGGATGTCCGATGGTCAGTTGTATGCCGTTTGCACAAGTTTTAATATCCAAGCCGCCACCAATTTTAGCTCCCACAAGACCGCAACCTGTGGTACCTTTAAAATTACCATGTCAGCCGTCAAATAAACCAAGACAG atgACCGAGGAAGAGGCTCTGCGATGGAGATACTCGAATttctataataattataacataGACTGGCATGCAGATGGACCTGGATGTAAAAAACCGGATATAAAATGTAGGGCGCCTCCAGGATCATTCACAGTGACCGGTGAAAATCCCTGCTGTTCTCGTCCTTCGTCAGCACCTCAACCATGTGAGGACTATTGTCCTACAGGATTCAAAACTTGTACCATGCGTTTAACACCTCCGCCTTGTTGTGACCCTTGCGGAACTTGGACTGCTCAAATTCAGAAGTGTCCCCCTAAACCGCGAAAGAAAGTAAGTTATTCGTACTCACCTGGCCCATGTACTAGGCCGTGTTGCCTTCACTGGATGCCTAGAGAGGGGCCTTGTCTTTATGACGCTCCTTGCAAGGCTCATTGTTATAATCATCCACCCGGGATAAAACCATCGAGAAAATATCCATGTCCCTAA
- the LOC123313372 gene encoding CTD nuclear envelope phosphatase 1 homolog isoform X2, whose protein sequence is MWKQLQMGIRAFMLIASRVWTCLCFMLKKQARAVIQHQSVKYELYPLSPLSRHRLSIVKRKTLVLDLDETLIHSHHDGVIRQTVRPGTPPDFVLKVVIDRHPVRFFVHKRPHVDFFLDIVSQWYELVVFTASMEIYGAAVADKLDNGRGILRRRFYRQHCTPDLGSYTKDLSAICNDLSSVFILDNSPGAYRAYPDNAIPIKSWFSDPYDVALLNLLPVLDALRFTADVRSVLSRNLHLHRLWIKNDTPYVHPLCKIQRNDSSATDLTAQFNDKQQIAQQNEITFENIVTQVQEYETDNSNGTKVNSRVSQRSCN, encoded by the exons atgtggaAACAGTTACAGATGGGAATAAGGGCTTTCATGCTGATTGCCTCTCGAGTATGGACATGTCTCTGTTTCATGCTTAAAAAGCAAGCTAGAGCA GTCATTCAGCATCAATCAGTGAAATATGAACTGTATCCCCTGTCCCCTCTATCGAGGCATAGACTTA GTATAGTAAAAAGAAAGACCCTAGTGCTAGATTTAGATGAAACCCTTATTCACTCCCATCATGATGGAGTAATAAGACAGACAGTGAGGCCTGGGACCCCTCCAGACTTTGTACTAAAGGTTGTTATTGATAGGCACCCAGTGAGATTCTTCGTTCACAAAAGACCACATGTAGATTTTTTCCTAGATATA GTTTCACAATGGTATGAATTGGTAGTATTCACTGCTAGTATGGAAATTTATGGTGCTGCAGTAGCGGACAAATTAGACAATGGGCGAGGAATACTTCGACGAAGATTCTACAGGCAGCATTGCACACCTGATCTGGGATCATATACAAAAGATCTGAGCGCCATCTGCAATGATCTCTCTAGTGTTTTCATTCTGGATAATAGTCCAGGTGCCTATAGAGCATATCCTG ATAATGCAATTCCAATAAAATCATGGTTTTCTGATCCGTATGATGTGGCTTTGCTGAATCTTCTACCTGTTTTAGATGCCTTGAGATTTACAGCAGATGTTAGATCTGTTCTTTCAAGGAATCTACATCTGCATCGACTGTG GATTAAAAACGATACCCCATATGTTCATCCTTTGTGCAAAATTCAGAGAAATGATTCTTCAGCAACAGACCTCACAGCACAGTTTAACGATAAACAACAGATAGctcaacaaaatgaaataacATTTGAAAATATAGTGACACAAGTGCAGGAGTATGAAACTGATAACAGTAACGGTACCAAAGTAAATAGTAGAGTGTCCCAGCGATCATGCAATTGA
- the LOC123313372 gene encoding CTD nuclear envelope phosphatase 1 homolog isoform X3, producing the protein MWKQLQMGIRAFMLIASRVWTCLCFMLKKQARAVIQHQSVKYELYPLSPLSRHRLSIVKRKTLVLDLDETLIHSHHDGVIRQTVRPGTPPDFVLKVVIDRHPVRFFVHKRPHVDFFLDIVSQWYELVVFTASMEIYGAAVADKLDNGRGILRRRFYRQHCTPDLGSYTKDLSAICNDLSSVFILDNSPGAYRAYPDNAIPIKSWFSDPYDVALLNLLPVLDALRFTADVRSVLSRNLHLHRLW; encoded by the exons atgtggaAACAGTTACAGATGGGAATAAGGGCTTTCATGCTGATTGCCTCTCGAGTATGGACATGTCTCTGTTTCATGCTTAAAAAGCAAGCTAGAGCA GTCATTCAGCATCAATCAGTGAAATATGAACTGTATCCCCTGTCCCCTCTATCGAGGCATAGACTTA GTATAGTAAAAAGAAAGACCCTAGTGCTAGATTTAGATGAAACCCTTATTCACTCCCATCATGATGGAGTAATAAGACAGACAGTGAGGCCTGGGACCCCTCCAGACTTTGTACTAAAGGTTGTTATTGATAGGCACCCAGTGAGATTCTTCGTTCACAAAAGACCACATGTAGATTTTTTCCTAGATATA GTTTCACAATGGTATGAATTGGTAGTATTCACTGCTAGTATGGAAATTTATGGTGCTGCAGTAGCGGACAAATTAGACAATGGGCGAGGAATACTTCGACGAAGATTCTACAGGCAGCATTGCACACCTGATCTGGGATCATATACAAAAGATCTGAGCGCCATCTGCAATGATCTCTCTAGTGTTTTCATTCTGGATAATAGTCCAGGTGCCTATAGAGCATATCCTG ATAATGCAATTCCAATAAAATCATGGTTTTCTGATCCGTATGATGTGGCTTTGCTGAATCTTCTACCTGTTTTAGATGCCTTGAGATTTACAGCAGATGTTAGATCTGTTCTTTCAAGGAATCTACATCTGCATCGACTGTGGTAG